One window from the genome of Penaeus monodon isolate SGIC_2016 chromosome 2, NSTDA_Pmon_1, whole genome shotgun sequence encodes:
- the LOC119584575 gene encoding piggyBac transposable element-derived protein 4-like gives MKKKGSPVLDSIFHITIGNNKAEKELLRGPTSHTPIRVTAQASLKLEFWVVKHPDPMGQHRKPRPSTSTFLSESSSSEDDDTGDELIPNDDSASDIDYEAPSDDDLDFVSHSLDSTFDSDEPLSVHVNKTWNSNAPGTPDFRWRRRENVPRKYSFSGTPGVKVDLAEDSSPLAVYREFITDKLIDFIVEETNRFAEANETGRRRRWTPITSAELHVYLGLRLLMGINKKPRLAFYWSRNPGVAMPIFPSTMPRERFEQISRNLHFQNNEGQLEEDDRLWKLREVITILGDRFRKVFTPDRHISIDESLWKFRGRLSFRTYNPSKRARFGIKVYKLSASDGPCAGYTAVFKIYTGKEQGSLPSSQKAVVDLMEEGDFFWKGYTVFVDNWYTSPVLFHFLQSRKTGAVGTVRLNRRHMPRDLKVRKRGDVDSRSSPTGMLALSWMDVKQVNMLSTVHTSHTVEVLRRGGSMVSKPECVVAYNDGMKGVDLGDQLAQSYPSVRRSLKWYKKIFFYIYDLATVNSHSVYKYLGNRCEQIDFRLDLAMSIINSFLPDIEPYSARGRPSTLPSPSKFQGRTAHIVRETPGRKYRRCFLCYRAGRRKMTRTVCPACEVSLCTYRCFEKYHSQKHLT, from the exons CTTCTTAGAGGA CCTACAAGCCACACCCCCATCAGAGTGACTGCTCAAGCAAGCCTAAAGCTTGAATTCTGGGTAGTGAAGCATCCGGATCCAATGGGTCAACACAGAAAG CCGAGGCCGTCCACCTCGACATTTTTGTCAGAGTCGAGTTCCTCGGAGGACGACGACACTGGGGATGAGCTAATCCCCAACGATGACTCAGCCTCGGACATTGATTATGAGGCCCCAAGTGACGATGACTTAGACTTCGTCTCACACTCGTTGGACTCGACATTCGATAGTGATGAGCCTCTGTCCGTCCACGTCAATAAAACATGGAATAGCAACGCTCCAGGGACCCCAGActttaggtggaggaggagggagaatgtacCCAGAAAATACAGTTTTTCTGGTACACCAGGTGTCAAGGTTGACTTGGCCGAAGATTCGAGTCCGCTTGCAGTCTACAGGGAGTTCATCACTGACAAACTTATTGACTTCATAGTGGAAGAGACGAATAG ATTTGCGGAGGCGAACGAGACCGGACGAAGACGGCGATGGACCCCAATCACGAGTGCCGAGCTCCATGTTTACCTTGGGCTCCGGCTGCTGATGGGGATAAATAAGAAACCTCGGCTGGCCTTTTACTGGTCGAGGAATCCAGGGGTGGCCATGCCAATTTTCCCGTCGACCATGCCTCGCGAGAGGTTTGAGCAGATTTCCCGCAACCTCCATTTTCAGAATAATGAGGGGCAACTTGAAGAGGATGATCGACTGTGGAAGCTGAGGGAAGTCATTACCATTCTTGGCGATCGATTTAGGAAGGTCTTCACCCCGGATAGGCATATATCGATTGACGAGTCATTGTGGAAATTTAGGGGTCGCCTAAGTTTCCGCACTTACAATCCGAGCAAGCGGGCAAGATTTGGCATAAAAGTTTATAAACTTTCAGCCAGCGACGGCCCGTGTGCGGGATACACTGCCGTTTTCAAGATATATACTGGCAAGGAGCAGGGGTCTCTACCATCCTCCCAGAAAGCGGTAGTAGACCTGATGGAGGAGGGTGACTTCTTCTGGAAAGGGTACACCGTTTTCGTTGATAACTGGTACACCTCTCcagtattatttcattttctacaaTCCAGGAAGACTGGTGCAGTGGGGACTGTGCGCCTGAACCGCCGCCACATGCCCCGTGATTTGAAGGTGCGGAAGCGGGGGGACGTGGACTCCCGTAGTTCCCCTACCGGCATGTTGGCGTTGTCCTGGATGGATGTAAAGCAGGTAAATATGCTTTCTACggtccacacatcacacacggtGGAGGTTCTGCGCCGTGGAGGTTCGATGGTCTCCAAGCCAGAGTGCGTCGTTGCGTACAACGACGGAATGAAAGGAGTGGACTTGGGCGACCAGCTGGCTCAGTCATACCCTTCAGTGCGCAGGTCACTGAAGTGGtataagaagatttttttttatatttatgacttGGCTACTGTAAACAGCCACTCTGTTTACAAGTATTTGGGAAACAGGTGCGAGCAAATAGATTTTCGCCTCGACCTCGCCATGTCCATTATCAACAGTTTCCTCCCTGACATCGAGCCCTACAGTGCAAGAGGGCGCCCGTCAACACTGCCTTCTCCTTCCAAGTTTCAGGGCAGGACTGCACATATTGTGAGGGAGACGCCTGGAAGGAAATACAGAAGATGCTTCCTCTGCTACAGGgccggaaggaggaagatgaccaGAACTGTGTGTCCGGCATGCGAGGTGTCGCTATGCACCTACAGGTGCTTTGAAAAGTACCACTCGCAGAAACATTtgacataa